In Pyrus communis chromosome 8, drPyrComm1.1, whole genome shotgun sequence, one genomic interval encodes:
- the LOC137743589 gene encoding NADH kinase-like — translation MGRKRLLVVLKPIEADPVSQSEGPSRITNPQSKMLHHLDSRRKVHNDAISCCQNILRRKPIEWNSVVLTDLSQPVHDVNLVVTVGGDGTLLQASHFIDDSVPVLGVNSDPTQPKEVEKLSNEIDASRSTGYLCATTIDNFEEVLDNILQGRTIPSKLTRISVYVNSQVLPTYALNDVLIAHPCPAALSQFSFKIKRDGELCSPLVNSRSSGLRFSTAAGSTAAMLSAGGFPMPILSQDLQFMVREPISPGNTSSLMHGLIKSHQSMEVTWFCKEGGVYIDGSHVFFSIQNGDAIEISSKAPILKVFLSHNLQTTVKKCEEKYLHKNVIACKY, via the exons ATGGGGAGGAAGCGATTGTTGGTGGTGCTAAAGCCGATCGAAGCTGACCCAGTTTCCCAATCAGAAGGTCCATCTCGCATCACCAATCCTCAGTCTAAG ATGCTACATCACTTAGACAGCAGAAGAAAGGTGCACAATGATGCAATAAGTTGTTGTCAGAATATTTTGCGCCGCAAGCCCATTGAGTGGAATTCTGTAGTGCTTACCGATCTATCACAGCCCGTCCATGATGTGAACCTTGTTGTCACAGTTGGCGGCGATGGTACTCTATTACAAGCTAGCCATTTCATTGATGACTCAGTTCCAGTTCTAGGAGTGAATTCTGACCCCACACAGCCCAAAGAG GTAGAGAAGCTCAGCAATGAGATTGATGCTTCCAGAAGCACAGGATATCTTTGCGCCACAACTATTGACAACTTCGAAGAG GTACTCGACAACATCCTCCAGGGTCGAACTATCCCTTCCAAATTGACAAGGATATCCGTATATGTAAACTCGCAAGTGCTTCCAACTTATGCCCTTAACGATGTCTTGATTGCACATCCATGTCCTGCAGCACTTTCGCAGTTCTCATTCAA AATTAAAAGGGACGGCGAGTTATGTTCCCCCTTAGTGAACTCTCGGTCAAGTGGCCTCAGGTTTTCAACAGCTGCCGGATCAACAGCCGCAATGCTCTCAGCAGGCGGATTTCCGATGCCAATCTTATCTCAGGATCTCCAGTTTATGGTACGAGAGCCCATTTCACCCGGAAACACCTCAAGCTTGATGCATGGATTAATCAAATCACATCAGTCCATGGAAGTTACATGGTTTTGTAAAGAAGGTGGCGTATACATCGACGGTTCTCATGTTTTCTTTTCTATACAGAATGGGGATGCGATTGAGATATCTTCAAAGGCTCCAATTTTGAAGGTTTTCTTGTCTCACAATTTGCAGACAACAGTAAAGAAATGTGAGGAAAAGTATTTACATAAAAATGTAATAGCTTGTAAATACTAG
- the LOC137743604 gene encoding NADH kinase, whose product MARRRLLLLLKPFDVYPVGQSEGLSRITNPQVLHYLENRRKVHKDAINLCQSVLHQKPVEWKPIVRTNLSEPIRDVDLVVTVGGDGTLLQGSHFIDDTVPVLGVNSDPTQPEEVEKLRNEFDANRSTGYLCGATVNNFEQVLDNILEGRANPSKLTRISLCVNSKVHPTYALNDILIAHPCPAAVSRFSFKIKMDDQPCTPLVHSRSSGLRVSTAAGSTAAMLSAGGFPMPILSQDLQYMVREPISPGNTSSLMHGSIKSRQSMEATWLSKSGVVYIDGSHVCYSIKDGDVIEISSKAPVLKVFLPHHLQNISEET is encoded by the exons atggcgaGGAGGAGACTGTTGCTGCTGTTAAAACCGTTCGACGTTTACCCAGTCGGCCAATCAGAGGGTCTGTCTCGCATCACCAACCCTCAG GTACTACATTACTTGGAGAACAGGCGAAAAGTGCACAAGGATGCAATAAACTTGTGTCAGAGTGTTTTGCACCAGAAGCCTGTTGAGTGGAAACCTATAGTACGTACTAATCTATCCGAGCCTATCCGTGATGTGGACCTTGTTGTTACAGTTGGGGGTGATGGCACTCTATTACAAGGCAGCCATTTCATTGATGACACGGTTCCAGTTCTAGGAGTGAATTCTGACCCCACACAACCTGAAGAG GTAGAGAAGCTCAGGAATGAGTTTGATGCTAATAGAAGCACAGGCTATCTTTGCGGTGCAACAGTCAACAACTTTGAACAG GTACTGGACAACATCCTCGAGGGTCGAGCTAATCCTTCCAAATTGACAAGGATATCCCTATGTGTAAACTCAAAAGTACACCCGACTTATGCTCTTAATGATATTTTAATTGCACATCCATGTCCGGCAGCAGTTTCGCGATTCTCATTCAA AATTAAAATGGATGACCAGCCATGTACCCCACTGGTGCATTCTCGATCAAGCGGTCTCAGAGTTTCAACAGCTGCTGGATCAACCGCTGCAATGCTCTCAGCAGGCGGATTTCCGATGCCCATCTTATCTCAGGATCTCCAGTACATGGTAAGAGAGCCCATTTCACCAGGAAACACCTCAAGCTTAATGCACGGATCAATCAAATCTCGTCAGTCCATGGAAGCTACGTGGTTGTCTAAATCGGGGGTCGTATACATTGACGGTTCTCATGTTTGCTATTCCATAAAAGATGGCGATGTCATAGAGATATCTTCCAAGGCCCCAGTTTTGAAGGTTTTTTTGCCCCACCATTTACAGAACATTAGTGAAGAAACGTAA
- the LOC137741875 gene encoding uncharacterized protein, with translation MGDRRRRSMAMQMTQYQARIEIEDAELINAEAEFVNSFMQYEHHNESSHRSFVTGHLFVQRDRKECHDRMMKDYFIKQIIAIENLKCFYQAIQVIYGATYLRKPNHEHLKKLLRKANKRGFPGMIGSLDCMHWEWKICPTAWANQFKGCHNKPTIMLEAVASYDTWIWHAFFGAPGSNNDINIIWSSPLFDYVVNGWAPEFQYKVNGNRYELGYYLTDDIYLSWFTFVKSFSHLDSAKKKLFSQRQKSYRKDVERAFEILQARLVIVRGPARFWQTKDLHSIMMTCIILHNIIVEDEYIEIEEDSDEDVDDNQPTHARSIAKDVEYLALTTYET, from the exons atgggtGATAGAAGAAGGCGTAGCATGGCAATGCAGATGACACAATACCAAGCAAGGATTGAGATTGAGGATGCAGAATTGATTAACGCCGAAGCTGAATTTGTAAACTCGTTTATGCAATATGAGCACCATAATGAATCTAGTCATCGTAGTTTTGTCACGGGGCATTTATTTGTGCAGCGTGACAGAAAAGAGTGTCATGATCGaatgatgaaagattatttTATCAAGC AGATTATTGCTATTGAGAACCTAAAATGCTTCTATCAGGCAATTCAAGTCATATATGGAGCCACATACCTCCGCAAGCCAAATCATGAACACTTGAAAAAGCTTTTACGCAAGGCAAACAAaagaggcttccctggcatgatagGAAGTCTCGATTGTATGCATTGGGAGTGGAAAATTTGTCCTACTGCTTGGGCTAACCAATTCAAGGGTTGTCATAACAAGCCAACCATCATGCTCGAGGCTGTAGCGTCTTAcgacacatggatttggcatgctttcttcGGCGCTCCCGGATCAAATAACGATATCAACATTATTTGGTCTTCTCCTCTGTTCGATTATGTTGTCAATGGATGGGCACCTGAATTTCAGTACAAGGTAAATGGTAATAGGTATGAGCTAGGTTACTACCTAACTGATGATATTTATCTTAGTTGGTTTacctttgtcaaaagtttttCTCATCTCGATAGtgcaaaaaagaaattattttcgcaGAGGCAAAAATCTtacaggaaggatgtggagagAGCGTTCGAGATCCTACAAGCTCGATTAGTCATTGTTAGAGGACCTGCACGATTTTGGCAGACCAAAGACCTCCATtcaatcatgatgacgtgcataatTTTGCATAACAtaattgtggaagatgagtacatcgaaattgaagaagattcagACGAAGATGTGGATGATAACCAACCAACACATGCGAGATCTATTGCAAAAGATGTTGAATATCTCGCTCTAACCACATATGAGACTTGA